The Hevea brasiliensis isolate MT/VB/25A 57/8 chromosome 1, ASM3005281v1, whole genome shotgun sequence genome has a window encoding:
- the LOC110641531 gene encoding protein BIG GRAIN 1-like A — protein sequence MDKWEKPVREDRFRRNHREPSFSSTLLDAIYRSIDESKDKGEEELIFYRETMRKKHGNGFKEVGKEERIATLQKACMIDKWMEEKVSYEKVAVRRKSMADFDKNTRKDFNPKPPPVLLNSSSSSSESSCGGGFSSSESESTYGLTSSRSSSTYAMQRPKPIRTSVSARPERYERPADELIAMYHHERNYSNYAPTQKPKHEGSFVKTKSRALKIYADLKKVKQPISPGGRLASFLNSLFTSGNAKKAKISSSSSGYEERKIKSEQTSTCSSASSFSRSCLSKTPSSRVNKLSNGTKRSVRFYPVSVIVDEDSRPCGQKILYGNHEETLVAVTATRNLTNEELKFHVMNESRRVEEAATDLLKNYQKKKQEQFSAGDHLCNGNGESSDDEEDAASCASSDLFELDNLSAIGIERYREELPVYETTHLDKNRAIANGLIL from the coding sequence ATGGACAAATGGGAGAAACCAGTAAGAGAAGATCGCTTTCGACGCAACCATAGGGAACCTTCTTTCTCTTCCACTCTTCTTGATGCAATTTACCGTTCCATAGATGAATCCAAAGATAAAGGAGAGGAAGAGCTGATTTTCTACAGAGAAACTATGAGGAAGAAGCATGGAAATGGTTTCAAAGAAGTTGGTAAAGAAGAAAGGATTGCAACTCTGCAAAAAGCATGCATGATAGACAAATGGATGGAGGAAAAAGTAAGCTATGAAAAGGTTGCAGTTCGGAGAAAATCCATGGCAGATTTCGACAAAAATACTCGAAAAGATTTCAATCCTAAACCACCTCCTGTTTTACTCAACTCCAGCTCTAGTTCCTCAGAATCTAGCTGTGGAGGTGGGTTTTCTTCCTCAGAATCTGAATCTACTTATGGTCTCACCTCATCAAGATCATCATCAACTTACGCCATGCAAAGGCCTAAGCCTATTCGAACCAGCGTTTCTGCACGGCCGGAGAGATACGAAAGACCTGCAGATGAATTAATTGCTATGTatcatcatgagagaaattattCAAATTATGCGCCAACACAAAAGCCAAAACACGAAGGCAGCTTTGTGAAGACGAAATCCAGAGCCTTAAAAATTTATGCTGATCTCAAGAAGGTAAAGCAGCCTATTTCACCTGGAGGTCGGCTTGCAAGCTTTCTCAACTCTCTTTTCACTTCGGGAAATGCTAAGAAAGCCAAGATTTCATCTTCGTCGTCGGGGTATGAGGAAAGAAAGATAAAGTCTGAGCAGACATCGACATGCTCTTCAGCTTCTTCATTTTCAAGGTCTTGCTTAAGCAAGACCCCTTCCTCTAGAGTGAATAAATTGAGCAATGGAACAAAAAGGTCAGTAAGGTTTTACCCAGTTAGTGTGATTGTGGATGAGGATTCTAGACCTTGTGGACAGAAAATTCTCTATGGAAATCATGAAGAGACTCTAGTGGCAGTCACTGCTACTAGAAATCTCACAAATGAAGAGCTCAAGTTCCATGTCATGAACGAAAGTCGCAGAGTTGAGGAAGCTGCAACGGATCTCTTAAAGAATTATCAGAAGAAGAAGCAAGAGCAGTTTTCTGCGGGAGATCATCTTTGCAATGGCAATGGAGAATCTAGTGATGATGAAGAAGATGCAGCAAGTTGTGCAAGTTCTGATTTGTTTGAATTGGATAATCTTTCTGCTATTGGGATTGAAAGGTATCGTGAAGAATTGCCTGTGTATGAAACAACCCATCTTGATAAAAATCGAGCCATTGCAAATGGCTTAATTCTGTAA
- the LOC110641522 gene encoding vacuolar protein sorting-associated protein 2 homolog 1, whose protein sequence is MSFLFGKRKTPAELLRENKRMIDKSIREIERERQGLQAQEKKLIVEIKKNAKQGQMGAVRVMAKDLIRTRHQIEKFYKLKSQLQGVALRIQTLKSTQAMGEAMKGVTKAMGQMNRQMNLPSLQKIMQEFERQNEKMEMVTEVMGDAIDDALEGDAEEEETEELVNQVLDEIGIDINNELVNAPSAAVSAPAAKNKVAQAESTGTHEESGIDDDLQARLDNLRRM, encoded by the exons atgagttTTCTCTTTGGCAAGAGGAAGACGCCCGCAG AGCTTCTGAGGGAGAATAAGAGGATGATAGATAAGTCGATTCGAGAAATAGAAAGGGAGAGACAGGGTCTTCAAGCTCAAGAAAAGAAGCTGATCGTTGAGATAAAGAAGAATGCTAAACAAGGGCAGATG GGAGCTGTGAGGGTGATGGCAAAAGACCTTATAAGAACGAGACATCAGATTGAAAAGTTTTATAAGCTTAAATCACAACTCCAGGGCGTGGCTTTAAGAATTCAG ACATTGAAGTCAACTCAAGCAATGGGGGAGGCCATGAAAGGTGTCACAAAGGCAATGGGCCAGATGAATAGGCAGATGAACTTGCCATCATTGCAGAAGATAATGCAAGAGTTTGAGAGGCAGAACGAAAAGATGGAAATGGTTACTGAGGTGATGGGGGATGCTATTGATGATGCTTTGGAAGGAGAtgctgaagaagaagaaacagaagagcTTGTAAATCAGGTGCTTGATGAGATTGGAATTGACATCAATAATGAG CTGGTGAATGCACCCTCAGCTGCTGTCTCCGCACCAGCTGCAAAGAACAAGGTTGCCCAAGCTGAGTCAACTGGGACTCATGAAGAGAGTGGCATAGATGATGATTTACAGgcaagattagacaatttaagaaggatgtga
- the LOC131169281 gene encoding RING-H2 finger protein ATL63-like, whose protein sequence is MSILWCGLVLFGTIAIAFAVYALIMIRWRTSHNGFSHPGLTIPAQQMSSVSLNLSPYSASTFKYKKGIENSEAPETESILCLSGYEDEEYDRQLSHCRHLFHATCIDMWLYSHSDCPLCRTPIHRLDSDDGVLTTENSTEGLLDIRISS, encoded by the coding sequence ATGTCCATCCTCTGGTGTGGCCTTGTGCTGTTTGGAACGATTGCCATTGCATTTGCAGTGTACGCTCTAATAATGATAAGATGGCGCACATCCCATAATGGGTTTTCTCATCCAGGATTAACCATCCCTGCACAGCAGATGAGCAGTGTTTCACTGAACCTGAGTCCATATTCAGCGTCAACATTCAAGTATAAGAAAGGAATAGAGAATTCTGAAGCACCTGAAACCGAATCCATTTTATGCTTATCAGGTTATGAGGATGAGGAATACGATCGACAGCTTTCACATTGCAGGCACTTATTTCATGCTACTTGTATAGACATGTGGCTTTActctcattctgactgtccactTTGCCGAACACCAATCCATCGACTGGATTCTGATGATGGTGTATTGACAACAGAGAACTCCACAGAGGGCCTGCTAGATATTAGAATTTCATCTTGA
- the LOC110641524 gene encoding F-box protein At5g49610-like, giving the protein MVSDFLADRHRLQKAVKGITVWWMWFAKAVTGGNDSPFLSLRKRNKQKHNFTEPIFLEVPSFLCVSMEIVQNQSPTLPEEMIFEVLTRVTYETLKQCRLTCKRWNHLTYGSTFIHLHCQRTGMVNGYFIQAFEKYRKNSVFICQDSSLLVHESPSLGFLPERVKIEAISNEGLVYCVSSGYNGVKPRYYVCKPTTKEWVKMPNPKTKFLTYKTAMILLQSKPLHYKIVRFSEPQYRQSRRYFIILCEIFDSASGVWKWAKDIKLAMPDFLNDGVAVYAKGAIHWLTNCGKILAFDVRSEKWKLISLPKQLVDDNYESCSKKLVQHEGKLAILYEKGVKLEIWVMENYFREAWKIEEVVVNSYGSVIDLFANDVALVLGYDTVTWYNFHGGNSTKCKVHRYFYPHNVFPFNSDFEPVFLSG; this is encoded by the exons ATGGTTTCTGACTTTCTCGCTGATCGACACCGACTTCAGAAGGCTGTTAAAGGGATTACAGTATGGTGGATGTGGTTTGCTAAAGCTGTGACTGGTGGAAATGATTCACCATTCCTG TCCCTGAGAAAGAGAAACAAACAAAAACATAATTTTACAGAGCCTATTTTTCTGGAGGTTCCCTCATTTTTGTGCGTCTCCATGGAGATAGTCCAAAACCAATCTCCTACCTTACCTGAAGAAATGATCTTTGAAGTTCTTACGAGGGTCACATATGAAACTCTCAAGCAATGCAGGCTAACTTGCAAACGGTGGAACCATTTAACCTATGGTTCAACCTTCATACATCTGCACTGCCAAAGAACTGGCATGGTGAATGGATATTTCATCCAAGCCTTTGAAAAGTACAGAAAGAATTCTGTCTTTATTTGCCAAGATAGTTCACTTCTGGTTCACGAGTCACCTTCTTTGGGATTCTTACCTGAGAGGGTGAAGATTGAAGCAATCTCCAATGAAGGGTTGGTGTATTGTGTAAGCTCTGGATATAATGGTGTAAAACCAAGGTATTACGTTTGTAAGCCTACTACTAAGGAATGGGTGAAAATGCCAAACCCTAAAACAAAATTTTTGACTTACAAAACTGCCATGATTCTTCTTCAATCTAAACCATTGCATTACAAGATAGTGAGATTCTCCGAGCCTCAATATCGCCAATCTAGGCG ATATTTCATTATCTTATGTGAAATTTTTGATTCAGCTAGTGGCGTTTGGAAATGGGCAAAGGACATAAAATTAGCCATGCCTGATTTCTTGAATGATGGAGTGGCTGTTTATGCAAAGGGAGCAATTCATTGGCTCACAAACTGTGGGAAGATACTAGCATTTGATGTTAGAAGTGAGAAATGGAAGCTAATTTCCTTGCCAAAACAACTAGTTGATGATAATTATGAGTCTTGTAGCAAAAAACTGGTTCAACATGAAGGAAAACTAGCAATTTTATATGAGAAAGGTGTCAAATTGGAGATTTGGGTGATGGAGAATTATTTTAGGGAGGCTTGGAAGATTGAAGAAGTGGTGGTGAACagttatggaagtgttattgatctCTTTGCAAATGACGTTGCCCTTGTTTTAGGGTATGATACAGTGACATGGTACAATTTTCATGGTGGAAATTCAACTAAATGTAAGGTTCATAGGTATTTTTATCCTCATAATGTCTTTCCTTTCAACTCAGATTTTGAGCCTGTGTTTCTGTCTGGTTAA